One part of the Mariniblastus fucicola genome encodes these proteins:
- a CDS encoding DOMON domain-containing protein, whose product MNKAIREQIPNNLLFRYRVPCLKVVSKSKSKTPKPIELDESYRLPHFGEFDDQFQFADMRLGWSELGVYVTLIVKGRELPLECRETAIMDSDSLYVWLDTRDTHDVHRATRFCHWFVMMPAGAGAKKQKPVATPVKINRARESSPAFNRAKVAIESEVSKTGYKLSAMIPAASLNGWDPSEHRNIGFNFMVNDSELGYQTLALGPDMPIEEDPSLWHTIQLMD is encoded by the coding sequence ATGAATAAAGCGATTCGAGAGCAAATTCCCAACAACCTTCTGTTTCGTTACAGGGTTCCGTGCCTCAAAGTTGTCTCGAAATCCAAGTCGAAAACTCCGAAGCCGATTGAGCTTGATGAGAGCTATCGGTTGCCACATTTTGGCGAATTCGATGACCAGTTCCAATTCGCGGACATGCGATTGGGCTGGTCAGAGTTGGGCGTTTACGTGACGTTGATCGTGAAAGGCCGCGAGCTTCCGCTGGAATGCCGTGAGACGGCGATCATGGATAGTGACAGTCTTTACGTTTGGCTTGACACCCGTGACACTCACGACGTGCACCGCGCGACCCGGTTTTGTCACTGGTTCGTAATGATGCCAGCCGGTGCCGGAGCGAAGAAGCAAAAGCCTGTTGCGACGCCGGTGAAGATCAACCGCGCCCGTGAGTCGTCGCCGGCGTTCAATCGCGCCAAGGTTGCGATCGAAAGCGAAGTTTCAAAAACGGGATACAAGCTGAGCGCAATGATTCCCGCGGCATCGCTAAACGGTTGGGATCCGAGTGAGCATCGGAACATCGGGTTCAACTTTATGGTCAACGATAGCGAGCTTGGCTATCAGACCTTGGCTCTGGGGCCCGACATGCCGATCGAAGAGGATCCAAGTCTCTGGCACACAATCCAGCTGATGGACTGA
- a CDS encoding DUF2203 family protein, which produces MISAKENQLPNLSRDIVAAKLTYANSTIPFLTVVVREIDQLAREHRSIRTRLGEIDLHRHLDGNESLYSDELKAVEESADKLCDRLAECYKEMDQVEGVSFDAAEPAYIDFPLQTDDGAVHFCWKLGEPTVAHWHWSNESCDLRRPIVGFEDQTDSSATLLA; this is translated from the coding sequence ATGATTTCTGCCAAAGAGAATCAACTTCCAAATTTGTCACGAGACATCGTGGCGGCCAAGCTGACTTATGCGAATTCCACCATCCCGTTTCTGACGGTTGTGGTTCGAGAGATCGACCAGTTGGCTCGCGAGCATCGTTCGATCCGAACGCGGCTTGGCGAGATCGATTTGCATCGCCATCTCGATGGAAACGAAAGTCTTTACTCGGATGAGCTCAAAGCCGTCGAAGAATCGGCTGACAAACTCTGCGACCGACTTGCGGAATGCTACAAGGAAATGGACCAGGTTGAAGGCGTCAGTTTCGATGCTGCCGAGCCTGCCTATATCGATTTTCCTTTGCAGACCGATGACGGTGCTGTTCACTTTTGCTGGAAGTTGGGTGAGCCAACAGTCGCGCATTGGCATTGGTCGAACGAGTCCTGTGATCTGCGTCGTCCGATCGTTGGATTCGAAGATCAAACAGATTCTTCCGCGACGCTACTGGCTTAA
- a CDS encoding GMC family oxidoreductase N-terminal domain-containing protein has product MNAPKPASNNSRTPSRRAILKSAAVAATTLAASRSATAQQQQRAPSGLVQIGKRTKTSDSPLKQQATMDYERSLAGYGGRLANPIRDLFLTAKKNKSEVPFAVVVIGSGYGSSIMAAKLSQHLRDDQRICILERGKEWVPGTFPDTFANVSNLSRANIAGPTRGQVTQPLGLFNVMFNDEVNVLSGSGLGGGSLINASIALKPDAEVFHQAKWPEALRDAETLQPYFESVARNLSLTRTPFDQTPKVRVRRMAAESISRDPRFYDRSNVSVMYDYRHLDKDLRNRQGMVQRPCTLCGDCINGCNVGAKNTLAMNYLPVAKHNGAEMYTQVEVKSIRKMDGYYQVNMEYVDDRHNKVTRHPVSINSKIVVVGAGSPASAGILLDSQAPNFQFSPFLGRGWSSNGDAIGFITDMARGTNIGGQGAYATDKPPVGPTVQSSLHFHKEKELKRRLLIQDAAIPRGVSNLFTALLRDPALNKSMVMLGMGHDSAEGRLVKKAGRWQIKWEGLKGSEYRKMVFGEFERLAAAHGGKYKRLKAFGDNLVTVHPLGGCGMSDNPLYGTTNHLGEVYDGRNGGYVGDNSACGVGSAAVHSGLYVADGSLMSTALGVNPFMTIAALSDRIAQHIVMNPAWAELFTG; this is encoded by the coding sequence ATGAACGCTCCCAAACCAGCCTCCAACAACTCTCGCACCCCCAGCCGACGTGCGATTCTCAAATCAGCAGCCGTTGCGGCAACGACGCTAGCGGCCTCCAGATCCGCCACCGCTCAGCAGCAACAACGAGCCCCCAGCGGTTTGGTCCAGATCGGCAAACGCACCAAGACCAGTGATTCGCCGCTGAAGCAGCAAGCCACGATGGACTATGAACGAAGTCTGGCGGGCTATGGCGGACGGCTGGCCAATCCGATCCGCGATCTGTTTCTGACAGCGAAAAAGAATAAGTCAGAAGTCCCGTTTGCAGTTGTTGTGATTGGTTCTGGCTACGGCTCTTCGATCATGGCTGCGAAACTTTCACAGCATCTTCGCGATGACCAGAGGATTTGTATTCTCGAGCGAGGAAAAGAATGGGTGCCCGGCACGTTCCCGGATACATTCGCTAACGTGAGCAACCTGTCGCGAGCAAATATCGCAGGCCCAACGCGTGGACAGGTGACTCAGCCTCTGGGGCTGTTCAACGTGATGTTCAACGACGAAGTCAACGTGCTCAGTGGTAGCGGACTTGGTGGCGGTTCACTGATCAATGCCAGCATTGCACTTAAACCCGACGCAGAAGTATTTCACCAGGCCAAGTGGCCAGAAGCGCTCCGGGACGCCGAAACGCTCCAGCCTTACTTCGAATCCGTCGCCCGCAACCTCAGCCTGACTCGGACTCCGTTCGACCAGACTCCAAAAGTTCGCGTTCGCCGAATGGCAGCAGAGAGCATCAGCAGGGATCCGCGGTTCTACGATCGTTCCAACGTTTCGGTGATGTACGACTATCGCCATCTCGACAAGGACCTGCGTAATCGCCAGGGCATGGTTCAACGTCCTTGCACGCTCTGCGGAGACTGCATCAATGGCTGTAACGTCGGCGCGAAAAACACCTTGGCAATGAACTATTTGCCCGTTGCAAAACACAATGGCGCGGAAATGTACACGCAGGTCGAAGTCAAATCGATCCGCAAGATGGATGGCTATTACCAGGTCAACATGGAGTATGTCGATGATCGCCACAACAAGGTGACGCGACACCCGGTATCGATCAATTCAAAGATCGTGGTCGTCGGTGCCGGCAGTCCTGCCAGCGCGGGAATTTTGCTTGATTCACAGGCTCCGAACTTTCAGTTCTCTCCATTTCTGGGGCGAGGTTGGTCGAGCAATGGTGACGCTATTGGATTCATCACTGATATGGCACGCGGAACCAACATCGGAGGACAGGGAGCTTACGCGACTGACAAACCGCCCGTCGGCCCAACGGTTCAGTCGTCGTTGCATTTCCACAAAGAGAAAGAATTGAAGCGACGCTTGTTGATCCAGGATGCTGCGATTCCACGCGGAGTAAGCAATCTGTTTACGGCGTTGCTTCGTGACCCTGCGCTCAACAAGTCGATGGTGATGCTGGGGATGGGACACGATTCCGCGGAAGGCCGGTTGGTCAAAAAGGCCGGACGCTGGCAGATTAAATGGGAAGGTCTCAAAGGCAGCGAGTATCGCAAGATGGTGTTCGGCGAATTCGAACGGCTTGCCGCTGCTCATGGCGGAAAGTACAAGCGGTTGAAAGCTTTCGGCGACAATCTTGTCACCGTCCATCCCCTTGGCGGCTGCGGCATGTCTGACAATCCGCTTTACGGAACGACCAACCATCTGGGCGAAGTCTACGACGGTCGTAACGGAGGCTACGTCGGCGACAACTCGGCTTGCGGGGTTGGTTCAGCTGCAGTTCACTCCGGGCTCTACGTGGCTGATGGATCCTTGATGTCCACCGCTTTGGGCGTGAATCCTTTCATGACGATCGCCGCCTTGAGCGACCGCATCGCTCAACACATCGTGATGAACCCGGCTTGGGCCGAACTGTTCACCGGCTAA
- a CDS encoding DUF1559 domain-containing protein translates to MFKRKAFTLVELLVVIAIIGILIGMLLPAVQQVRAAARRTQCQNNLRQLALACFNYESARMTFPAADLIPNQLRTNGQACRGSNWCIQILPYMEQNNVLTTVGYNWNDVSSLVSPAVQFDIDNDGNGIRDGRDLAPTGMNLCPSNGSPEWARDYFGVQGGQEGFTDNAKYGNVWGRGPVHDDGILGVNRGRTIGNITDGTSNTLILGENYLKQHYGADIGSSGMVVGAQPGLAPWWWGGGTAGNMYGLSAARNMFANPARHVLTANSPINDPGFFEGGDKYNSASWYHWSPFSSQHPGGANFAFSDGHVGFVSDDVDILVYREAASMNSGGVIDLGSL, encoded by the coding sequence ATGTTTAAAAGAAAAGCCTTCACGCTGGTGGAACTACTCGTCGTTATCGCGATCATCGGAATCCTGATCGGAATGTTACTGCCGGCAGTGCAGCAGGTGCGAGCGGCAGCTCGTCGAACGCAGTGCCAAAATAACCTTCGCCAATTGGCGTTAGCGTGCTTCAACTACGAGTCAGCAAGGATGACATTTCCTGCAGCTGACTTGATCCCAAACCAGTTGCGCACCAATGGGCAGGCATGCCGAGGTAGCAATTGGTGCATCCAAATACTTCCCTACATGGAACAAAATAACGTTCTCACAACGGTTGGTTATAACTGGAATGATGTTTCCTCGTTAGTTAGTCCCGCAGTTCAATTTGACATTGATAACGATGGAAATGGCATCAGGGACGGTAGAGATCTTGCGCCAACTGGCATGAACTTGTGCCCGTCTAACGGATCGCCGGAGTGGGCCAGAGATTACTTCGGTGTGCAAGGTGGCCAGGAAGGTTTCACCGACAACGCAAAGTATGGAAACGTCTGGGGGCGAGGCCCGGTTCACGATGACGGAATTCTTGGTGTGAACAGGGGACGCACGATTGGAAACATCACCGATGGAACTTCGAACACCCTAATCCTTGGCGAAAACTATCTGAAGCAACATTACGGTGCCGACATCGGCTCCTCAGGAATGGTGGTCGGCGCTCAACCCGGCCTGGCTCCATGGTGGTGGGGCGGTGGTACAGCCGGAAACATGTACGGGCTAAGTGCGGCACGAAACATGTTCGCTAACCCGGCACGACACGTGCTCACTGCGAACAGCCCCATCAATGACCCCGGCTTCTTCGAAGGTGGTGACAAGTACAACTCGGCCAGTTGGTATCACTGGAGTCCGTTCTCCAGCCAACATCCAGGTGGGGCGAACTTCGCGTTCAGCGATGGTCACGTTGGGTTCGTTTCGGACGACGTTGACATCCTGGTTTATCGTGAGGCCGCGTCCATGAACAGCGGCGGAGTCATCGATCTGGGCAGCCTGTAG
- the trxA gene encoding thioredoxin, with the protein MNRSIIAIAILIPLATVLFVTLNNRADNDDSPASEDSNAATATETAEKHFSAEITTDNFAEMVKSSDQPVVLDFWAPWCGPCMMLGPYIEEIAEEYEGVAVVGKINVDDHPELAREYKANSIPLVLVLKDGEVVERYVGFDKKMPDEIRGKIDELVSP; encoded by the coding sequence ATGAATCGTTCGATTATCGCCATTGCCATTTTGATCCCGTTGGCCACAGTCCTGTTTGTGACGCTAAACAACAGAGCGGACAATGATGATTCACCTGCGAGCGAAGACTCAAACGCGGCGACGGCGACCGAAACTGCGGAGAAGCATTTTTCTGCAGAGATCACGACTGATAATTTTGCAGAGATGGTCAAAAGTTCTGACCAGCCGGTGGTTCTGGATTTCTGGGCACCGTGGTGTGGACCGTGCATGATGCTGGGCCCGTACATCGAGGAAATTGCCGAGGAGTACGAAGGAGTCGCGGTCGTCGGAAAGATCAACGTTGACGATCACCCTGAATTGGCCAGAGAGTACAAAGCCAATTCAATTCCGTTGGTGTTGGTACTCAAAGACGGTGAAGTCGTTGAACGTTACGTTGGGTTCGACAAAAAAATGCCTGACGAAATTCGTGGCAAAATTGACGAACTCGTTTCACCCTAA
- a CDS encoding ArnT family glycosyltransferase: MNQNSCKTFSIARPGIAIPIVILVSGIVFFWALGEAAYWDRDEPRNAGCAAEMMARGDWIVPTFNDELRQQKPALLYWLMGLAYSIFGVNEFAGRFFSALLGVGTVIGTWGITRSFFDRATALLASLMLASSLMFCVAARAATPDSVLIFCVTMALWFFASGFARRTGEGDDSTDAETSAAGQGNPFSNRTIFFGIYIFLGLAMLAKGPVGFVLPMAVMGWFLLQRDWLRNDQFADDHNTDRGWSSIAVAVVAPFHRARFWRTLLSMRVLSGTLVALLVAAPWFVAVGIATDGEFLRRFFLDENFGRATKVLESHSGGLWFYPLAILVGFFPWSVFWGPVAADLTLRTFKPDSGRAKPGLDAGSRFAICWIVIQVVAFSFVRTKLPSYVTPCYPALAMLTAHAMMRLVRSHSKSPTWLWSLANGAMLLTGVGIVIGLWIASSEYAPIPGWLAVVGAGPILLGIVGWVLTRSQATETRFHLAIGAAVVAGMFCVGLLGAGAASVGQQNRMALADLIRQQPPAAVATYGCLESSWVYYSGTRIIELRTDGQEETDADQKLAGRKFWQRKPWLSPRQFAGSSESGLIITTDEKWPELKKRLPEDWKVIQTADWFLKDRKLLLIGARDSLASIPKGAEQVPAKQRALR; this comes from the coding sequence ATGAATCAAAATTCCTGCAAAACTTTCTCGATCGCCCGACCTGGAATTGCGATCCCGATCGTCATTCTGGTTTCGGGAATCGTTTTCTTTTGGGCGCTTGGAGAAGCCGCCTATTGGGATCGCGACGAGCCAAGGAACGCTGGTTGTGCGGCGGAAATGATGGCTCGTGGCGACTGGATCGTGCCGACCTTTAATGACGAACTACGGCAGCAAAAGCCCGCGTTGCTTTATTGGCTGATGGGATTGGCGTATTCGATCTTCGGCGTCAACGAATTCGCAGGCCGCTTTTTTTCCGCACTCCTGGGCGTCGGAACGGTGATCGGAACCTGGGGAATCACCCGTTCGTTCTTCGATCGCGCGACGGCGTTGTTGGCCAGCCTGATGCTGGCCAGCAGTTTGATGTTCTGTGTTGCCGCGCGAGCAGCGACTCCGGATTCCGTGCTGATTTTTTGCGTGACAATGGCGTTGTGGTTCTTTGCCAGCGGGTTCGCGAGACGAACCGGAGAAGGCGACGATTCAACGGATGCAGAAACTTCAGCAGCAGGGCAGGGCAATCCGTTTTCCAATCGAACCATTTTTTTCGGCATCTACATTTTCCTCGGGCTGGCGATGCTGGCGAAAGGACCCGTTGGATTCGTGCTGCCAATGGCGGTGATGGGCTGGTTTCTGCTGCAACGCGATTGGCTGAGGAACGACCAATTCGCCGACGACCACAATACTGATCGGGGATGGTCCAGCATCGCTGTCGCGGTGGTTGCTCCGTTTCATCGGGCTCGTTTTTGGCGAACGTTGCTGTCGATGAGAGTTCTCTCCGGGACGTTGGTCGCGCTATTGGTTGCCGCGCCATGGTTTGTCGCGGTTGGCATCGCGACCGATGGTGAGTTCCTCCGCCGATTCTTTCTGGACGAAAACTTTGGCCGAGCGACGAAGGTTCTCGAAAGTCACAGCGGCGGACTTTGGTTTTATCCACTGGCAATTCTGGTCGGCTTTTTTCCATGGTCTGTTTTTTGGGGACCTGTTGCAGCAGACCTGACGCTGAGAACTTTCAAGCCTGATTCGGGGCGAGCGAAACCCGGACTGGATGCGGGTTCGCGATTCGCGATCTGCTGGATCGTCATTCAAGTCGTCGCTTTCTCGTTCGTCAGGACAAAGCTTCCAAGCTACGTTACGCCGTGCTACCCAGCGTTGGCGATGCTGACGGCTCACGCGATGATGCGGCTGGTTCGCTCGCACAGCAAGTCACCGACCTGGCTTTGGAGTCTGGCGAACGGCGCGATGCTGCTAACTGGCGTCGGAATCGTGATCGGACTGTGGATCGCGTCCAGCGAATATGCTCCCATTCCTGGCTGGCTTGCCGTTGTTGGGGCTGGGCCGATCCTGCTGGGAATCGTCGGTTGGGTGCTGACGCGATCCCAAGCGACGGAAACACGATTCCATCTCGCCATCGGCGCGGCGGTCGTCGCAGGCATGTTCTGCGTTGGTTTGTTGGGCGCCGGAGCAGCGTCCGTCGGCCAGCAGAATCGCATGGCGTTGGCGGACCTGATTCGGCAGCAACCTCCCGCTGCGGTCGCAACTTACGGCTGTCTGGAATCGAGCTGGGTTTACTACAGCGGAACTCGAATCATCGAATTGCGCACCGATGGGCAGGAAGAAACCGATGCTGACCAGAAACTCGCGGGCCGAAAGTTCTGGCAGCGAAAGCCATGGCTGAGCCCCCGACAGTTTGCAGGTTCGAGCGAGTCAGGTTTGATCATTACGACCGATGAGAAGTGGCCGGAGCTTAAAAAAAGGCTGCCTGAAGACTGGAAAGTCATTCAGACAGCCGATTGGTTTCTCAAGGATCGCAAACTGTTGCTGATCGGAGCCCGAGATTCGCTGGCATCAATCCCAAAAGGGGCGGAGCAGGTGCCAGCGAAACAACGAGCGTTGCGATAG
- the csrA gene encoding carbon storage regulator CsrA has translation MLVLSRKKNESIVINDDISIVVVEIRGDKVRLGVEAPKEVPVHRREVYDAIKKAESEQQTAGDIDAAPTE, from the coding sequence ATGCTTGTACTTTCCCGAAAGAAGAACGAGAGCATCGTAATTAACGATGACATCTCGATTGTGGTCGTGGAGATCCGCGGCGACAAAGTTAGGCTTGGCGTTGAGGCACCGAAGGAAGTTCCGGTTCATCGCCGCGAAGTTTACGATGCAATCAAGAAAGCCGAATCGGAACAGCAAACAGCCGGTGATATTGACGCTGCCCCTACCGAATAA
- a CDS encoding ATP-binding protein yields the protein MNSNSRDVDRTVHCPEEADTVESGESNSEKLIDRIEKLTALVQANERNEQIQRAVFKIARTSTTAETMDAFYRSIHEIVAELTSIDAIIIALFHRDEGCMSFPYYVDNFDDEQQGDESPLNNREKIPVEKCKDMLCWKVITSNEVIRYQARNNRGLVPFGKHSEDWVGIPLRLDGQPIGVFSIQSYQAGFEYREEEINLMVFISQHIASALQHLRDRESLRQSNEKLKREIEERELISQRMVELSHQAGKAEIATGILHNIGNVLNSINVSAGLAEETLRTSRVGSLKNAANLLNHQENLGEFFTNDKRGRAFPKFLGELSEVLHAERAKMKSELSMLSSHLEHVKVVVSMQQAYAGLSGLQECVSIPELLSDAELLISSSLTRHQVEVIREFEPMPEVMLEKQKLLQVIVNLLKNAKDSMTLGRAHGRKLIIRVSLAADNMLQIQFTDNGEGIAAENLTNIFSHGFTTKNDGHGFGLHSCANAMKEMDGEIFARSSGSGTGATFTLRLPCIPADSQE from the coding sequence ATGAATTCCAACAGTCGCGACGTCGATAGAACAGTTCACTGTCCCGAAGAGGCCGACACGGTCGAATCAGGTGAGAGTAACAGCGAGAAGTTGATTGACCGAATCGAAAAGTTGACCGCGTTGGTCCAGGCGAACGAGCGCAACGAGCAAATACAACGAGCCGTTTTCAAAATCGCTCGCACGTCGACGACTGCCGAAACGATGGATGCTTTTTATCGGTCAATCCATGAAATCGTTGCCGAGCTGACTTCGATCGATGCGATTATCATCGCGCTGTTTCATCGCGACGAAGGCTGCATGAGCTTTCCCTACTACGTCGATAATTTCGATGACGAGCAACAGGGGGACGAATCGCCGCTGAACAATCGCGAGAAGATTCCAGTCGAAAAGTGCAAGGATATGCTGTGCTGGAAAGTCATCACATCCAACGAAGTCATTCGCTATCAAGCTCGTAACAATCGAGGTCTGGTTCCGTTCGGCAAACATTCTGAAGACTGGGTTGGCATTCCGCTACGTCTCGACGGGCAGCCTATCGGCGTGTTCTCAATTCAGAGCTATCAGGCCGGGTTTGAGTATCGCGAAGAAGAAATCAATCTGATGGTGTTTATTTCGCAGCACATCGCCAGTGCCCTACAGCATCTCAGAGACCGTGAGTCATTGCGGCAATCCAACGAAAAACTCAAGCGTGAAATCGAAGAGCGTGAACTGATCAGCCAACGCATGGTTGAGCTTTCGCATCAAGCCGGCAAAGCAGAAATCGCGACCGGGATTTTGCACAACATCGGCAACGTCCTCAACAGTATCAACGTTTCGGCTGGACTTGCAGAAGAGACGTTGCGGACGTCGCGAGTTGGATCTCTGAAGAACGCGGCAAACCTTTTGAACCATCAGGAGAACCTTGGCGAGTTTTTCACCAACGACAAACGGGGTCGTGCTTTCCCGAAATTCCTCGGTGAACTGTCGGAAGTTCTTCACGCGGAACGCGCGAAGATGAAATCCGAACTCTCGATGCTAAGCAGTCACCTCGAGCACGTCAAAGTTGTCGTGTCGATGCAGCAGGCCTACGCTGGCCTTTCCGGGCTACAGGAGTGCGTTTCGATACCAGAACTTTTGAGTGACGCCGAGCTGTTGATTTCGTCTTCGTTAACGCGTCACCAGGTCGAAGTCATTCGTGAGTTTGAGCCGATGCCGGAAGTGATGTTGGAAAAGCAAAAGCTGCTTCAGGTGATCGTGAATCTGCTCAAGAACGCGAAGGACAGCATGACTCTCGGCCGCGCCCACGGCAGAAAGCTGATCATCAGAGTCTCCCTTGCGGCCGACAACATGTTGCAAATCCAGTTCACCGACAATGGCGAAGGCATCGCCGCGGAGAATCTCACGAACATCTTTTCGCATGGATTCACGACGAAAAACGACGGCCATGGTTTTGGCTTGCACAGTTGCGCCAACGCAATGAAAGAGATGGACGGCGAAATCTTTGCTCGCAGCAGTGGATCCGGAACCGGCGCAACGTTCACGCTGCGGTTGCCCTGCATCCCCGCCGACTCGCAAGAGTAA
- the rsfS gene encoding ribosome silencing factor yields MNAKQESCVTESPQSESEPKTDARPSVEHHASGAAVNRVNPKRSLELALAAARTAAENGGTDLIVLDMSPHTAIFDYFVIATGSSRRQLHAMSEEIDHCLEDEMNDKRMNIDGYAESRWIVLDYGTVVIHLFEEEARENYALESLWADAKKVDLTDALKNVR; encoded by the coding sequence ATGAACGCCAAACAGGAATCGTGTGTGACAGAAAGTCCGCAATCAGAGTCTGAGCCCAAAACAGACGCCCGTCCCTCCGTCGAACACCACGCTTCTGGCGCAGCCGTCAACCGAGTAAATCCGAAACGAAGTCTTGAGCTCGCCCTCGCGGCGGCAAGGACTGCTGCGGAAAACGGGGGAACCGATCTGATCGTCCTCGACATGTCTCCGCATACCGCGATCTTTGACTACTTCGTGATCGCAACCGGAAGTAGTCGCCGGCAGCTTCACGCGATGAGCGAAGAAATCGATCATTGTCTTGAAGACGAAATGAACGACAAGCGAATGAATATTGACGGTTATGCCGAAAGCCGCTGGATCGTGTTGGACTATGGCACCGTCGTGATTCACCTGTTCGAAGAAGAAGCCCGCGAAAACTACGCGTTGGAATCTCTCTGGGCCGACGCGAAAAAAGTCGATCTGACTGACGCCTTGAAAAACGTCCGGTAG
- a CDS encoding 3-keto-disaccharide hydrolase, translating to MKTRSLIFAVLLTSLCCLNSVSGQTSVPEGFESVFNGNDLDGWYAMPTADPRKFAELSPEGQQARIAELESKTDEFWRVEDGVIINDGNGPYLTTKRNFRDYELLIDFKLEAGGDSGVYLKATPQVQVWDTTHEPSFKHGSEKGSGGLWNNGKGSPARFPTVHADKPVGEWNTMRIQQVGARTSIWLNEKKVVDHQIMDNYWARQLPIIASGPIQLQTHGGKMYWRNIFVRDIEAQEANEILATKQAEKFQSVFNGTDFKGWAGPTDNYEINDGVLRCKPKSGGTIYTEKEYSDFAVRFEFKLPPGGNNGLAIRYPGNGDTAYVGMCELQVLDNTAAQYANLDQRQYHGSAYGMAAAARGYLRPVGEWNFQQVTVVGSTIKVELNGNLILNTDLSKIDSFLADRPHPGKDRTSGHFGFAGHNDPVEFRNVSIKDLSTQATDE from the coding sequence ATGAAAACGCGATCTTTGATCTTTGCTGTCCTGCTGACGTCGCTGTGCTGCCTAAACTCGGTTTCGGGACAAACCAGCGTTCCCGAAGGATTCGAGTCCGTGTTCAACGGCAACGATCTTGATGGATGGTACGCGATGCCAACGGCCGATCCGCGAAAGTTCGCGGAGCTTTCCCCGGAAGGTCAACAGGCCAGGATCGCTGAACTGGAATCGAAAACAGATGAGTTTTGGCGTGTCGAAGACGGTGTCATTATCAATGATGGCAACGGGCCTTATCTCACGACAAAACGAAATTTTCGCGACTATGAATTGCTGATCGATTTCAAGCTTGAAGCCGGTGGCGACAGTGGCGTCTATCTGAAGGCAACGCCTCAGGTTCAGGTCTGGGACACCACGCATGAACCGTCTTTCAAACACGGATCCGAAAAAGGATCTGGCGGACTTTGGAACAACGGGAAAGGATCTCCGGCAAGGTTCCCGACAGTCCATGCTGACAAGCCCGTCGGCGAGTGGAACACGATGCGAATTCAACAAGTCGGAGCAAGGACTTCTATTTGGCTAAACGAAAAGAAAGTCGTCGATCATCAGATCATGGACAACTATTGGGCTCGGCAACTTCCAATCATCGCCTCGGGACCAATTCAGTTGCAGACTCATGGTGGAAAAATGTACTGGCGAAACATTTTCGTCCGCGACATTGAAGCTCAGGAAGCCAATGAAATTCTCGCGACAAAACAGGCTGAAAAGTTCCAGTCTGTTTTCAACGGCACGGATTTCAAAGGTTGGGCCGGACCGACGGACAATTACGAAATCAACGATGGCGTCCTGCGTTGCAAGCCAAAATCTGGCGGCACGATCTACACGGAAAAGGAATACTCTGATTTCGCGGTTCGATTTGAGTTCAAACTTCCGCCGGGCGGAAACAACGGGCTGGCGATTCGCTACCCTGGAAACGGCGATACGGCCTACGTCGGGATGTGCGAACTTCAGGTTCTCGACAACACGGCGGCCCAATACGCGAACCTCGATCAGCGACAGTATCACGGTTCGGCTTATGGAATGGCGGCTGCTGCTCGCGGATACCTTCGACCGGTTGGGGAGTGGAATTTCCAGCAGGTCACGGTGGTTGGATCGACGATCAAGGTGGAGCTTAACGGCAATTTGATCCTCAACACGGATCTCAGCAAGATTGACAGCTTTCTTGCCGACCGGCCACATCCGGGAAAAGATCGAACTTCAGGGCACTTCGGGTTTGCTGGCCACAACGATCCGGTAGAATTTCGCAACGTTTCAATCAAGGACCTGAGCACCCAAGCGACTGATGAATAA